The following are from one region of the Sorghum bicolor cultivar BTx623 chromosome 2, Sorghum_bicolor_NCBIv3, whole genome shotgun sequence genome:
- the LOC8078517 gene encoding probable serine/threonine-protein kinase PBL7, whose product MSCLPCSGSSGKEAKSLAALSPTPRPAAKAAPVRSNSRASGSKKEDSVPVRRGGNIPHGPAQIFTFRELAIATKNFRKDCLLGEGGFGRVYKGRMENGQVIAVKQLDRNGFQGNREFLVEVLMLSLLHHPNLVRLIGYCADGDQRLLVYEYMLLGSLENHLFGPPDKEPLDWNTRMKIAAGAAKGLEYLHDKANPPVIYRDFKSSNILLGEDYYPKLSDFGLAKLGPVGDKTHVSTRVMGTYGYCAPEYAMTGQLTLKSDVYSFGVVFLELITGRKAIDHTQPSGEQNLVAWARPLFRDRRKFCQLADPSLQGRYPKRGLYQALAVAAMCLQEQAASRPLIGDVVTALSYLAAHPYDPNVPSTKDSRTCPSTPRAKTHRRTTSVPDAQHAAESLMLNFPDLRKETVRGGKFEKDGTEGSGSSSSSGRNDGLDVPQLLAGKACSEGDNVQKSTIKVGAREN is encoded by the exons ATGAGCTGCTTACCGTGCTCCGGTTCGTCGGGGAAGGAGGCCAAGAGCTTGGCGGCGCTCTCGCCGACGCCCCGGCCTGCGGCGAAGGCAGCACCAG TTCGATCAAATTCACGTGCTTCGGGCTCCAAGAAGGAAGATTCTGTACCTGTTCGCAGAGGAGGAAACATTCCACATGGCCCGGCACAGATTTTCACTTTCCGGGAGTTGGCTATCGCTACCAAGAATTTCAGGAAAGATTGCCTATTGGGAGAAGGTGGCTTTGGTCGTGTGTATAAAGGACGCATGGAAAATGGACAG GTCATTGCTGTGAAACAACTTGATAGAAACGGTTTTCAAGGAAATCGTGAATTTCTTGTGGAGGTTCTCATGCTAAGCCTCTTGCACCATCCTAATCTGGTTAGATTAATTGGCTATTGTGCAGATGGTGACCAGCGCCTCCTAGTTTACGAATATATGTTGTTGGGATCACTAGAAAATCATCTGTTTG GCCCACCAGACAAGGAACCTCTTGACTGGAATACAAGGATGAAGATTGCTGCCGGTGCAGCGAAGGGTCTGGAGTATCTTCATGATAAGGCAAATCCACCAGTCATATACAGAGATTTCAAATCATCAAACATTCTGCTCGGTGAAGACTACTACCCGAAGCTGTCTGATTTTGGGCTTGCAAAACTTGGTCCAGTTGGTGACAAAACTCATGTATCAACACGAGTTATGGGAACATATGGATATTGCGCTCCTGAATATGCCATGACAGGACAGTTGACATTAAAATCTGATGTTTACAGCTTTGGTGTTGTGTTCCTTGAACTTATTACAGGCCGCAAAGCAATCGATCACACCCAGCCTTCAGGGGAGCAAAATCTTGTTGCATGG GCTCGTCCACTTTTCAGAGACCGAAGGAAGTTCTGCCAACTCGCTGATCCATCGCTGCAAGGTCGGTACCCCAAAAGGGGTTTGTACCAGGCTTTAGCTGTTGCAGCTATGTGTTTGCAGGAGCAAGCAGCATCTCGGCCACTGATAGGAGATGTCGTCACTGCACTATCTTATCTAGCTGCACATCCCTATGATCCAAATGTGCCTTCCACAAAGGATTCGAGGACCTGCCCATCTACCCCAAGGGCAAAAACACACCGAAGAACCACCAGTGTTCCTGATGCTCAACATGCTGCTGAGTCGCTTATGTTGAACTTCCCAGACTTGAGGAAGGAGACTGTCAGAGGAGGGAAATTTGAGAAGGATGGTACTGAAGGTTCTGGCAGCAGCAGTAGCTCTGGAAGGAATGATGGCCTTGATGTTCCGCAACTTCTGGCCGGCAAAGCTTGCAGTGAAGGTGATAACGTTCAGAAGTCCACCATTAAGGTTGGTGCCCGTGAGAACTAG